Proteins encoded by one window of Elusimicrobiota bacterium:
- a CDS encoding TonB family protein gives MSWREHIEPDWFHEAPFYLAAVIAHGALLTFNPVIEWGGLKAPEKAVPIEFVADIPLPPIVQPVMAPELSPGGDGSNLPPKHGPGEFEREKVQRGAVDPPPKPKPVKKPAAVKSKVNKPGTTVHKAKAAPKPRPLAGPKADAQAVRFAREAQAESKRLRAERDRAARAVEAEKAAAAKAAAIELAAEKRRIAAERAAEAKAERDRFAAQQAAERERRAAIARAEAERRAEAARQAAEARAAALAERRRLAAEAKAAKAAKRAELSSALATMADPDEALSADASNVNSGRGSARKGRPAAGGPVAGKGGDGGAFGESDSGEGGGKGGGEAELAGARKAGAAAALAESTDPGDKAGSGGADLLDSKARGGGVGPEGGGVSFSVDGPVGDRRILARVAPTSPDWVATRNLDLTVTVRFQVLPDGSVKPGAVISKTSGFPDIDTRALKALARWRFQPVAAKSGAAEVWGRVTFRFTS, from the coding sequence ATGTCATGGCGTGAGCACATCGAGCCCGACTGGTTCCACGAGGCGCCGTTCTACCTCGCGGCCGTCATCGCGCACGGCGCCTTGCTGACCTTCAACCCCGTCATCGAGTGGGGCGGGCTCAAGGCGCCGGAAAAGGCCGTCCCCATCGAATTCGTCGCCGACATACCGCTGCCGCCCATCGTCCAGCCGGTGATGGCCCCCGAGCTGAGCCCGGGCGGCGACGGCTCCAACCTGCCGCCGAAGCACGGACCGGGCGAGTTCGAGCGCGAGAAGGTCCAGCGCGGCGCGGTCGACCCGCCGCCCAAGCCCAAGCCGGTGAAGAAGCCGGCCGCGGTCAAGTCCAAGGTGAACAAGCCCGGCACGACCGTGCACAAAGCGAAGGCCGCGCCCAAACCCCGCCCGCTGGCCGGGCCCAAGGCGGACGCGCAGGCCGTGAGGTTCGCGCGCGAGGCGCAGGCCGAATCGAAGCGCCTGCGCGCCGAGCGCGACCGCGCCGCCCGCGCCGTGGAGGCGGAGAAGGCGGCCGCCGCGAAGGCCGCCGCCATCGAGCTCGCGGCCGAGAAGAGGCGCATCGCCGCCGAGAGGGCGGCGGAGGCCAAGGCGGAGCGAGACCGCTTCGCGGCCCAGCAGGCCGCCGAGCGCGAGCGCCGCGCCGCGATCGCCCGCGCCGAGGCCGAGCGCCGCGCGGAGGCCGCGAGGCAGGCCGCCGAGGCGCGCGCCGCCGCGCTCGCCGAGCGGAGGCGGCTCGCCGCCGAGGCCAAGGCGGCCAAGGCCGCCAAGCGCGCCGAGCTCTCATCGGCGCTCGCGACGATGGCCGACCCCGACGAAGCGTTGTCGGCTGACGCCTCCAACGTTAATAGTGGCCGCGGCTCGGCCCGCAAGGGCCGCCCCGCCGCGGGAGGCCCCGTCGCGGGCAAGGGCGGGGACGGCGGCGCCTTCGGCGAGTCCGACTCCGGCGAGGGCGGGGGAAAAGGCGGGGGCGAGGCCGAGCTCGCCGGCGCGCGCAAGGCCGGCGCGGCCGCGGCCCTGGCCGAGTCCACCGACCCCGGAGACAAAGCCGGCAGCGGCGGCGCCGACCTCCTCGACTCCAAGGCGCGCGGCGGCGGCGTCGGCCCCGAGGGCGGAGGCGTGTCCTTCTCGGTCGACGGCCCGGTCGGCGACCGCCGCATCCTCGCGCGCGTGGCGCCCACGAGCCCGGACTGGGTCGCGACCCGCAACCTCGACCTGACCGTCACCGTCCGCTTCCAGGTCCTGCCCGACGGCTCGGTGAAGCCCGGCGCCGTGATCTCGAAGACCTCGGGCTTCCCCGACATCGACACGCGCGCCCTCAAGGCCCTCGCCCGCTGGCGCTTCCAGCCCGTCGCCGCCAAGTCCGGCGCCGCCGAGGTCTGGGGCCGCGTCACCTTCCGCTTCACCTCCTGA
- a CDS encoding NAD-dependent malic enzyme: protein MTTKSQKRASPPVPSHANGFVPSQSAKADTSHHPGRTGIDLLHDPLYNKGTAFTYKERQKLGLLGLLPPRVSTLKGQATRVIANVRKRVTDLEKYVDMLSLLDRNETLYYRVVTDNIEEIMPLIYTPTVGKGCQLYAHLFRRSRGLFITKYEKGRIKEVLRNWPRQDVRVIVVTDGQRILGLGDLGASGMGIPVGKLALYTACGGIPPGQTLPITLDVGTNNPALLADPLYLGLPEKRIEGKEYDDLVHEFVMAVQEVFPKALLQFEDFANHNAFRLLEKYRDEICTFNDDIQGTASVTLAGLYSSLRITGRKLTDEKILFHGAGEAAIGIGDLVVGAMMAEGLSKKEAMARCWFMDSKSLVDSSRADLQHHKLPYAHKHDFGPVPTLLDAVKAVKPTALIGVSGQAQQFTKEIIEEMAKLNKRPLIFALSNPTANAECSAEQAYGFSDGRAIFCSGSPFPTYVYKGQTFVPGQGNNAYIFPGVGLGVVAVGSKRVTDEMFAEAARALAKLVTEEDLKQGALFPPLTKIREISARIAEAVAEVCYERGLATMPRPKDLRKTILDMQYQPEYKEYV from the coding sequence GTGACCACTAAATCCCAGAAGCGCGCGTCCCCGCCGGTCCCCTCTCACGCGAACGGCTTCGTTCCGAGCCAGTCCGCGAAAGCCGACACCTCCCACCACCCGGGCCGCACCGGGATCGATCTGCTGCACGACCCGCTGTACAACAAGGGGACGGCGTTCACCTACAAGGAGCGACAGAAGCTCGGCCTGCTCGGCCTCCTCCCGCCCCGAGTCTCCACGCTGAAGGGACAGGCGACGCGCGTCATCGCCAACGTGCGCAAGCGCGTCACCGACCTCGAGAAGTACGTCGACATGCTCTCGCTGCTCGACCGCAACGAGACCTTGTACTACCGCGTCGTCACCGACAACATCGAGGAGATCATGCCGCTGATCTACACCCCGACCGTCGGCAAGGGCTGCCAGCTGTACGCCCACCTCTTCCGGCGCTCGCGCGGGCTGTTCATCACGAAGTACGAGAAGGGCCGCATCAAAGAGGTGCTGCGCAACTGGCCGCGCCAGGACGTGCGCGTCATCGTCGTCACCGACGGCCAGCGCATCCTCGGCCTCGGCGACCTCGGCGCCAGCGGCATGGGCATCCCCGTCGGGAAGCTCGCCCTGTACACGGCCTGCGGCGGCATCCCGCCCGGCCAGACCCTTCCGATCACGCTCGACGTCGGCACGAACAACCCGGCCTTGCTCGCCGATCCGCTGTACCTGGGCCTGCCCGAGAAGCGCATCGAGGGCAAGGAGTACGACGACCTCGTGCACGAGTTCGTGATGGCCGTTCAGGAGGTCTTCCCGAAGGCCCTGCTGCAGTTCGAGGACTTCGCCAACCACAACGCGTTCCGCCTGCTCGAGAAGTACCGCGACGAGATCTGCACCTTCAACGACGACATCCAGGGGACCGCGTCGGTCACCTTGGCGGGCCTGTATTCGTCGCTGCGCATCACCGGGCGCAAGCTCACCGACGAGAAGATCCTGTTCCACGGCGCCGGAGAGGCGGCCATCGGCATCGGCGACCTCGTCGTCGGCGCGATGATGGCCGAGGGCCTCAGCAAGAAGGAGGCGATGGCGCGCTGCTGGTTCATGGACTCGAAGTCCCTCGTCGACTCCAGCCGCGCCGACCTGCAGCACCACAAGCTGCCGTACGCCCACAAGCACGACTTCGGGCCGGTGCCGACTTTGCTCGACGCGGTCAAGGCGGTCAAGCCCACGGCGCTCATCGGCGTCTCGGGCCAGGCCCAGCAGTTCACGAAGGAGATCATCGAGGAGATGGCGAAGCTCAACAAGCGCCCGCTGATCTTCGCGCTCTCCAACCCGACCGCCAACGCGGAGTGCTCGGCGGAGCAGGCGTACGGCTTCTCCGACGGCCGGGCGATCTTCTGCAGCGGCAGCCCCTTCCCCACGTACGTCTACAAGGGGCAGACCTTCGTCCCCGGCCAGGGCAACAACGCGTACATCTTCCCCGGCGTCGGCCTGGGCGTGGTGGCGGTCGGCTCCAAGCGCGTCACCGACGAGATGTTCGCCGAGGCGGCGCGCGCGCTGGCGAAGCTCGTCACCGAGGAGGACCTCAAGCAGGGGGCCCTGTTCCCGCCTCTGACCAAGATCCGCGAGATCTCGGCCCGCATCGCCGAGGCCGTCGCCGAGGTGTGCTACGAGCGCGGCCTGGCGACCATGCCGCGCCCGAAGGACCTGCGCAAGACCATCCTCGATATGCAGTATCAGCCCGAATACAAGGAATACGTCTGA
- a CDS encoding NADP-dependent isocitrate dehydrogenase, with the protein MSHKSSSHSITLIPGDGIGPEVVAAVQAVLAAAEVPITWEVRHAGARVFKNGVASGVLPDTVESIRRTRCALKGPLETPVGFGEKSANVTLRKFFETYGNIRPVRELPGIRTPYSGRGIDFVVVRENVEDLYAGIEYMQTPGVAQGLKIITRKGSEKIIRLAFELARAEHRKKVTCATKANILKFTEGLFKRVFEDVSKDYPEIHAEHQIVDNCAHQLVMRPEQFDVLVMTNMNGDILSDLASALIGGLGFAPSANLGDGASIFEAVHGSAPQIAGKDMANPTALLHSSVLMLRHLGEMKAADDVENALLVTLEDGKVLTADMAGGGREPAGTKAFTAEVIRNLGSAPKSFPRREYQRIKMPKVTRDAVMVTAKDTRPMGVDIFVATAIEPAVLGPSIEKVLTGLPVRLAQISSRGTKVYPNTHDIESDPVDCARLRFKVSTHGETLDDKDIAELLQRVGTQVLWVHVEKLFKYDDQPAFTKDQGED; encoded by the coding sequence ATGTCCCACAAAAGCTCCTCTCACTCGATCACCCTCATCCCCGGAGACGGCATCGGCCCCGAAGTCGTCGCCGCCGTCCAGGCCGTCCTCGCCGCCGCCGAAGTGCCCATCACCTGGGAGGTCCGCCACGCCGGCGCCCGGGTCTTCAAGAACGGCGTCGCCTCCGGCGTGCTCCCCGACACCGTCGAGTCCATCCGCCGCACGCGCTGCGCCCTCAAGGGCCCGCTCGAGACGCCGGTCGGCTTCGGCGAGAAGAGCGCCAACGTGACGCTCCGCAAGTTCTTCGAGACCTACGGCAACATCCGGCCGGTGCGCGAGCTGCCCGGCATCCGCACGCCCTACTCGGGCCGCGGCATCGATTTCGTGGTCGTGAGAGAGAATGTCGAGGATCTCTACGCGGGAATCGAGTACATGCAGACCCCCGGGGTCGCGCAGGGCCTGAAGATCATCACGCGGAAAGGCTCGGAAAAAATAATCCGTCTGGCGTTCGAATTGGCCAGGGCCGAACACCGCAAGAAGGTCACGTGCGCGACCAAGGCGAACATCCTCAAGTTCACCGAAGGCCTGTTCAAGCGCGTGTTCGAGGACGTTTCAAAAGACTATCCGGAAATACACGCCGAGCACCAGATCGTCGACAACTGCGCCCATCAGCTCGTCATGCGCCCCGAGCAGTTCGACGTGCTCGTGATGACGAACATGAACGGCGACATCCTCTCCGACCTGGCCTCGGCCCTGATCGGTGGCCTCGGCTTCGCCCCGTCGGCGAATCTGGGTGATGGAGCTTCTATTTTCGAGGCGGTCCACGGCTCCGCGCCGCAGATCGCGGGCAAGGACATGGCCAACCCCACGGCGCTCCTGCACAGCTCGGTGCTGATGCTGCGCCACCTCGGAGAGATGAAGGCCGCCGACGACGTCGAGAACGCTTTGCTGGTCACGCTCGAGGACGGGAAAGTGTTGACCGCCGACATGGCCGGCGGCGGCCGCGAGCCCGCCGGCACGAAGGCGTTCACCGCCGAGGTGATCAGGAACCTCGGCTCCGCGCCCAAGTCGTTCCCGCGCCGCGAGTACCAGCGCATCAAGATGCCCAAGGTCACCCGTGACGCCGTCATGGTGACCGCCAAGGACACGCGGCCCATGGGCGTCGACATCTTCGTGGCGACCGCGATCGAGCCGGCCGTGCTCGGCCCCTCGATCGAGAAGGTCCTGACCGGCCTGCCCGTGCGCCTCGCCCAGATCTCGAGCCGCGGCACGAAGGTCTACCCGAACACCCACGACATCGAGTCCGACCCCGTGGACTGCGCGCGGCTCCGGTTCAAGGTCTCGACGCACGGCGAGACCTTGGACGACAAGGACATCGCCGAACTGCTCCAGCGCGTGGGCACCCAGGTCCTCTGGGTCCACGTCGAGAAGCTGTTCAAGTACGACGACCAGCCCGCCTTCACTAAGGACCAGGGCGAGGACTGA
- a CDS encoding MotA/TolQ/ExbB proton channel family protein: MSGMTFVEMLKISIAMPILLVLSLAIFAQALERIYSYWFAQKMPTAMWERVRDRLEAGDKAGAIAIARRDTTLMGEAIARLIALETSNTEKLVEAFQLYRQRLSLGLNRRVGLFGTASFISPLIGLMGTVLGIMRAFHDLSAAGAGGPAVVAAGISEALVATAFGIGLAVVAALFYNYFTLTARHRLNTADLWVLEMAQLLEDHGGKPVS, encoded by the coding sequence ATGAGCGGAATGACCTTTGTGGAGATGCTGAAGATCAGCATCGCGATGCCGATTTTGCTGGTGCTGTCTTTGGCGATCTTCGCGCAGGCCCTGGAGCGGATCTACTCTTACTGGTTCGCTCAAAAGATGCCGACCGCGATGTGGGAGCGGGTGCGCGACCGCCTCGAGGCGGGGGACAAGGCCGGAGCCATCGCCATCGCCCGCCGCGACACGACCTTGATGGGCGAGGCCATCGCCCGCCTGATCGCGCTCGAGACGTCGAACACGGAGAAGCTCGTCGAGGCGTTCCAGCTCTACCGCCAGCGCCTGAGCCTGGGGCTCAACCGCCGCGTCGGCCTGTTCGGCACGGCGAGCTTCATCTCGCCGCTGATCGGGCTGATGGGCACGGTGCTCGGCATCATGCGCGCCTTCCACGACCTGTCCGCCGCCGGGGCGGGCGGGCCCGCCGTCGTCGCGGCCGGCATCTCCGAGGCGCTCGTCGCCACGGCCTTCGGCATCGGCCTGGCCGTCGTCGCGGCCCTGTTCTACAACTACTTCACGCTCACGGCGCGCCACCGCCTGAACACCGCCGACCTGTGGGTCCTGGAGATGGCGCAGCTGCTGGAGGACCATGGCGGGAAGCCCGTTTCATAA
- a CDS encoding tetratricopeptide repeat protein, whose product MRRSASVVFAFCLAASAARAASPKYKPTDDAPSRDGWNSMNMEAQAVMGELQLQGGDVRGAQKTFQKSLDLGTKVRGPKGEIAAQSHYRSAEISLSKGEYGEARRNLEILIQRYPDTEWAQKGRNLLTALPDNNASAPAEADEPYVPAMASSSAEEALGRLRAAIDEGRAEAALAEAYDFHRRYPSRPENPEVDLAAGALHLRRGEAARAVRFLKPLGAGSNPALKYKALHLIGAALASLGLDEATLKMIPEADAAAVSDRWLALAQVWRAAAEDRMGRKEDAAEHYRAVSASGQDSPVKAYALAAIAADWDRKGRTDRARDALKRAGDEAAKWGLVELRESTALSEANLLLRSKKLGEAERAYQNFTGSFPDSPLRAQALYQRGLCLKKLERPEEAAEVFEDLASRHPGSAYAADAHLQLGQLYTDLGRSKKALGHYQKMGRASEAQDADREALLLMAQVHYNKKRWAEAIPLYKRYLEGAQPGPKTKAVEGLLLVATWQNDKEDPDLPGLVARYPNHQLASQIRWDLAAKAYKKEDWDSAEQLFRRHIEDNPHAANIGDARYYRAESLRQLHRTEDAAGAYRKFMAVHPKHPRAQDAAMALGAMLYEEGDAAGAAAAYAKVGGTGAEAADAAYNRALALAKAGKERDTEKAWVGFTTKFPRHEKASWAWAQIAKLREDRGDLSGAADAYARATGTNERMKALYALGRLQERRKRIKEAKNAYERLRALSPKDDAARLSGLLRLGLMLELEDKPQSAAPLYAEVIKRAERGSQTFETARKRLQSLSSDKSLVR is encoded by the coding sequence ATGAGGCGCTCCGCGAGCGTCGTCTTCGCCTTTTGCCTGGCCGCCTCGGCGGCGCGGGCCGCTTCTCCTAAATATAAGCCGACCGACGACGCGCCCTCGCGCGACGGCTGGAACTCGATGAACATGGAGGCCCAGGCCGTCATGGGCGAGCTCCAGCTCCAGGGCGGCGACGTGCGCGGGGCTCAGAAGACCTTCCAGAAGTCCCTCGACCTCGGCACCAAGGTCCGCGGCCCGAAAGGGGAGATCGCCGCGCAAAGCCATTACCGCAGCGCCGAGATCTCGCTGTCCAAGGGCGAGTACGGCGAGGCGCGGCGCAACCTCGAGATCCTCATCCAGCGCTATCCCGACACGGAGTGGGCGCAGAAGGGCCGCAACCTGCTGACCGCGCTCCCCGACAATAACGCCTCGGCCCCGGCGGAGGCCGACGAGCCCTACGTCCCGGCCATGGCCTCCTCCTCCGCCGAGGAGGCGCTGGGGAGATTGCGCGCCGCGATCGACGAGGGCCGCGCCGAGGCAGCCCTCGCCGAGGCCTACGACTTCCACCGCCGCTACCCGTCGCGCCCCGAGAACCCCGAGGTCGACCTCGCCGCGGGCGCCCTGCACCTGCGCCGCGGCGAGGCCGCGAGGGCCGTGCGCTTCCTGAAGCCGCTGGGCGCGGGCTCGAACCCCGCCCTGAAGTACAAGGCCCTGCATCTCATCGGCGCGGCGCTGGCCTCGCTCGGGCTCGACGAGGCGACGCTCAAGATGATCCCGGAGGCCGACGCGGCCGCCGTCTCCGACCGCTGGCTCGCGCTCGCCCAGGTCTGGCGCGCCGCCGCCGAGGACCGCATGGGGCGCAAGGAAGACGCCGCCGAGCATTACCGCGCGGTGTCCGCCTCGGGGCAGGACTCGCCGGTGAAGGCGTACGCGCTCGCCGCGATCGCCGCGGACTGGGACCGCAAGGGCCGGACCGACCGCGCGCGAGACGCGCTCAAGCGCGCCGGCGACGAGGCCGCGAAGTGGGGCCTCGTCGAGCTGCGCGAGTCGACGGCCCTGTCGGAGGCGAACCTGCTGCTGAGGTCCAAGAAGCTCGGCGAAGCCGAGCGGGCTTATCAGAATTTCACCGGGAGCTTCCCCGACAGCCCGCTGCGCGCGCAGGCGCTGTACCAGCGCGGCCTGTGCCTCAAGAAGCTCGAGCGCCCGGAGGAGGCCGCCGAGGTGTTCGAGGACCTCGCCTCGCGCCACCCCGGCTCGGCCTACGCCGCCGACGCGCACCTTCAGCTCGGCCAGCTCTACACGGACCTCGGGCGGTCCAAGAAGGCGCTCGGCCATTACCAGAAGATGGGCCGCGCCTCCGAGGCCCAGGACGCCGACCGCGAGGCGCTGCTGCTGATGGCGCAGGTCCACTACAACAAGAAGCGCTGGGCCGAGGCGATCCCGCTGTACAAGAGATATCTCGAGGGCGCGCAGCCCGGGCCGAAGACGAAGGCGGTCGAGGGCCTGCTCCTCGTCGCCACCTGGCAGAACGACAAGGAAGACCCGGATCTGCCCGGCCTCGTCGCGCGGTATCCGAACCATCAGCTGGCGTCCCAGATCAGATGGGATCTCGCGGCGAAGGCCTATAAGAAAGAAGATTGGGACTCGGCGGAACAGCTTTTTCGGCGCCACATAGAAGATAATCCGCACGCCGCGAACATCGGCGACGCGCGCTACTACCGCGCCGAGTCCCTGCGCCAGCTCCACCGCACCGAGGACGCCGCGGGCGCGTACCGCAAGTTCATGGCCGTGCACCCCAAGCACCCGCGCGCGCAGGACGCCGCGATGGCCCTGGGCGCGATGCTCTACGAGGAGGGCGACGCCGCGGGCGCGGCGGCCGCCTACGCCAAGGTCGGGGGGACCGGCGCCGAGGCCGCCGACGCCGCCTACAACCGCGCGCTCGCGCTCGCCAAGGCCGGCAAGGAGCGCGACACCGAGAAGGCCTGGGTCGGCTTCACGACGAAGTTCCCGAGGCACGAGAAGGCGTCCTGGGCCTGGGCGCAGATCGCGAAGCTGCGCGAGGACCGCGGCGACCTGTCCGGCGCCGCCGACGCCTACGCCCGCGCGACGGGGACCAACGAGCGCATGAAAGCCCTGTACGCGCTCGGCCGTCTCCAGGAGCGGCGCAAGAGGATCAAGGAAGCCAAGAACGCCTACGAGCGCCTGCGCGCCCTCTCGCCCAAGGACGACGCCGCGCGATTGTCAGGGCTCCTTCGCTTGGGGCTGATGCTCGAGCTCGAGGACAAGCCCCAGTCCGCCGCGCCGCTCTACGCCGAGGTGATCAAGCGCGCCGAGCGCGGCTCCCAGACCTTCGAAACCGCCCGCAAGCGCCTCCAGTCCCTCTCCAGCGACAAATCCCTTGTGAGGTAG
- a CDS encoding biopolymer transporter ExbD, whose protein sequence is MAGSPFHKDDEAAPISDVNVVPLADVSLVLLIILLVLSPMAAQSMLKVQAAAAKAEAALPTQVELLTMREPEAVVVLGVTALGFVMDGRLMATGSELTEFLKLKLSVRTDRKVFVSPELEVAHGQVIAALEAVQAAGGTVALVQVVDPEAR, encoded by the coding sequence ATGGCGGGAAGCCCGTTTCATAAGGACGACGAGGCGGCGCCAATCTCCGACGTCAACGTCGTGCCCCTGGCCGACGTCTCGCTCGTGCTCCTGATCATCCTGCTCGTGCTCTCGCCGATGGCGGCCCAGTCCATGCTCAAGGTGCAGGCCGCCGCCGCGAAGGCCGAGGCCGCCCTGCCGACCCAGGTCGAGCTGCTGACCATGCGCGAGCCCGAGGCCGTCGTCGTGCTCGGCGTCACCGCGCTCGGCTTCGTGATGGACGGCCGGCTCATGGCCACCGGCTCCGAGCTCACCGAGTTCCTCAAGCTCAAGCTCTCCGTGCGCACCGACCGCAAGGTGTTCGTCTCGCCGGAGCTCGAGGTCGCGCACGGCCAGGTCATCGCCGCCCTCGAGGCGGTGCAGGCCGCGGGGGGCACGGTCGCCCTCGTGCAGGTCGTCGACCCGGAGGCGCGCTGA
- a CDS encoding DUF4178 domain-containing protein, with the protein MIERKCPACGAMVPFRASISLLAVCPFCRSLVQRKDLDLEKLGESAQLQPDGSPVLVGSRGSYRGAAFEVVGRMQLQTPRGFWNEWCLMFADGRQGWLGEAQGTYAVSFEAEAAVPALADLAVDARVEIQGKAYQVREIVEAKYLAAQGELPFKPPLGETAPSADLIGEDGAFGTLDYSESPAVAFAGEYQSFEALSFTGLKQIEGWS; encoded by the coding sequence ATGATCGAGCGCAAGTGCCCCGCCTGCGGCGCGATGGTCCCCTTCCGCGCCTCGATCAGCCTCCTGGCGGTGTGCCCGTTCTGCCGCAGCCTCGTCCAGCGCAAGGACCTCGACCTCGAGAAGCTCGGCGAATCCGCCCAGCTGCAGCCCGACGGCTCCCCGGTCCTGGTCGGCTCCCGCGGGAGCTACCGCGGCGCCGCGTTCGAGGTCGTCGGCCGGATGCAGCTCCAGACGCCCCGCGGCTTCTGGAACGAGTGGTGCCTGATGTTCGCCGACGGCCGCCAGGGCTGGCTCGGGGAGGCGCAGGGCACCTACGCGGTGAGCTTCGAAGCCGAAGCCGCCGTCCCCGCGCTCGCGGACCTCGCGGTGGACGCGCGGGTCGAGATCCAAGGAAAGGCCTACCAGGTCCGCGAGATCGTCGAGGCCAAGTACCTCGCCGCCCAGGGCGAGCTGCCCTTCAAGCCGCCGCTGGGTGAGACCGCCCCCTCCGCCGATCTGATCGGCGAGGACGGCGCGTTCGGCACGCTCGACTACTCGGAATCGCCGGCCGTCGCGTTCGCCGGGGAATACCAGAGCTTCGAGGCCCTCTCCTTCACCGGGCTCAAGCAGATCGAGGGCTGGTCATGA
- a CDS encoding biopolymer transporter ExbD, with amino-acid sequence MAKYALLRMRANSPEPEPVTEVNIIPVIDISLVLLVILFVTAPLLAYPTLPVALPPASALPNQELTIALTYAVDGTLSVRAAGSSWDTVAADLRREVDKKNGSIVLIRADKSVPYRTVQRLIGVAKSAGAAQIALATEPAKR; translated from the coding sequence ATGGCCAAGTACGCGCTGCTGCGGATGCGGGCCAACTCGCCGGAGCCCGAGCCCGTCACCGAGGTGAACATCATCCCGGTCATCGACATCAGCCTCGTGCTGCTCGTCATTTTGTTCGTGACCGCGCCGCTGCTCGCCTATCCGACGCTCCCCGTCGCTCTGCCGCCCGCTTCGGCGCTGCCCAACCAGGAGCTCACCATCGCTTTGACGTATGCCGTTGATGGTACGTTGTCCGTCCGCGCCGCCGGCTCCTCCTGGGACACCGTCGCCGCCGACCTGCGCCGCGAGGTGGACAAGAAGAACGGCTCGATCGTCCTGATCCGCGCGGACAAGTCCGTGCCCTACCGGACCGTCCAGCGCCTGATCGGCGTCGCCAAGTCCGCGGGAGCCGCGCAGATCGCGCTGGCGACGGAGCCGGCGAAGAGATGA
- a CDS encoding AmpG family muropeptide MFS transporter gives MDRLDGLRVFASRKMAAIGLLGFAGGLPLFLTSRTLQAWMTAEKVDLTTIGLFSLVGLPYSTKFLWSPFVDRYCPPFLGRRRGWLAISQAALALAIAALAFGDPRTAVLAFAFTALGVAFLSATQDIAIDAYRVDVLETREMGAGTAIYVVGYRAALLITGSAALILADRMTWNAVYLVMAGLMLLGLAATVWSPEPPPVDRLPETMTEAIVEPFRDFFARSAWRAAVILVFITLYRLADSMAGNMATPFLLKSGFSQTDVGAIQGGVGLLATIVGALCGGGAISRLGINRCLWVFGVLQLASNIGYYILSLDPRYPVMVAVIIVENFCAGLVVAGFGAFFMSLCSPRFSATQYALMTSLMAFSRDVLVAPAGKIAEATGWPTFFLLTIAAGVPAMLLLPVFAPWNSPMPYGARR, from the coding sequence ATGGACCGGCTCGACGGGCTTCGCGTCTTCGCCTCGCGCAAGATGGCCGCCATCGGCCTCCTCGGCTTCGCCGGCGGGCTGCCTTTGTTCCTGACGAGCAGGACTTTGCAGGCCTGGATGACCGCGGAGAAGGTGGACCTGACCACGATCGGCCTGTTCAGCCTCGTCGGCCTCCCCTATTCGACGAAGTTCCTGTGGTCGCCGTTCGTGGACCGCTACTGCCCCCCCTTCCTCGGCCGCCGCCGCGGCTGGCTGGCGATCTCGCAGGCCGCCCTGGCGCTGGCCATCGCCGCGCTCGCCTTCGGCGACCCGCGCACGGCCGTCCTCGCGTTCGCGTTCACCGCGCTCGGCGTCGCCTTCCTCTCCGCGACGCAGGACATCGCCATCGACGCGTACCGCGTCGACGTGCTGGAGACCCGCGAGATGGGCGCCGGCACGGCGATCTACGTCGTCGGCTACCGCGCGGCTTTGCTCATCACCGGCTCGGCGGCCCTGATCCTCGCCGACCGCATGACCTGGAACGCGGTGTACCTCGTGATGGCGGGCCTGATGCTCCTCGGCCTGGCGGCGACGGTCTGGTCCCCCGAGCCTCCGCCCGTGGACAGGCTCCCGGAGACGATGACCGAGGCGATCGTCGAGCCCTTCCGCGACTTCTTCGCCCGCTCCGCCTGGCGCGCCGCCGTCATCCTCGTCTTCATCACCCTCTACCGCCTCGCCGACTCCATGGCCGGGAACATGGCCACGCCCTTCCTCCTCAAGTCCGGCTTCTCCCAGACCGACGTGGGCGCGATCCAGGGCGGGGTCGGCTTGCTCGCGACCATCGTCGGCGCGCTGTGCGGCGGCGGGGCGATCAGCCGCCTCGGCATCAACCGCTGCCTGTGGGTGTTCGGCGTGCTGCAGCTCGCCAGCAACATCGGCTATTACATCCTCTCCCTCGACCCGCGCTACCCCGTCATGGTGGCCGTCATCATCGTGGAGAACTTCTGCGCCGGGCTCGTCGTCGCGGGCTTCGGGGCCTTCTTCATGAGCCTGTGCAGCCCGCGCTTCTCGGCGACGCAGTACGCGCTGATGACGAGCCTGATGGCCTTCAGCCGCGACGTGCTGGTGGCCCCCGCGGGCAAGATCGCGGAGGCGACGGGCTGGCCGACGTTCTTCCTCCTCACGATCGCGGCGGGCGTGCCGGCGATGCTGCTGCTTCCCGTGTTCGCGCCCTGGAACTCGCCCATGCCTTACGGCGCGCGGCGGTAG
- a CDS encoding DUF4178 domain-containing protein — MSARFDCPACGGPLTLRAEGVSESLACPHCAAVLDAKDPRHQVLAKYRSKLGVTPKIPLGTRGTLRGDQLEVIGFQRRAVRYSGVIYSWDEYLLWNPYKGFRWMTESNGHWLLLKTVETKPKESPGG; from the coding sequence ATGAGCGCGCGCTTCGACTGCCCCGCCTGCGGCGGTCCGCTGACCTTGCGCGCCGAGGGAGTCAGCGAGAGCCTCGCCTGCCCGCACTGCGCGGCCGTGCTCGACGCGAAGGATCCCCGCCATCAGGTGCTCGCGAAGTACCGCTCCAAGCTCGGGGTCACGCCGAAGATCCCCCTCGGCACGCGCGGCACTCTGCGCGGCGACCAGCTCGAGGTCATCGGCTTCCAGCGTCGGGCCGTGCGCTATTCGGGCGTGATCTACTCCTGGGACGAGTACCTGCTCTGGAACCCGTACAAGGGCTTCCGCTGGATGACGGAGTCGAACGGGCACTGGCTCCTGCTGAAGACCGTCGAGACCAAGCCGAAGGAAAGCCCCGGTGGCTGA